One genomic region from Ammospiza caudacuta isolate bAmmCau1 chromosome 1, bAmmCau1.pri, whole genome shotgun sequence encodes:
- the MTRR gene encoding methionine synthase reductase isoform X3 codes for MFFCNGGRTVDRRLQELGAQHFYDTGLADDCVGLELVVDPWIDGLWLALKEALQLQKEKEGMNNAVNAVSSSLSTAPHAVHELKLSSEVQNLKLEDEEARGSDTLSQKLDDINHVAPAGDAEPSLVHSVPPVSQSALNIPALPPEYIEVEFQDTQGENPHLSSLISEGRTFEVPVTKAVQLTREDAVKTALLLELDIADTAFEYQPGDAFCVMCPNNVSEVEKLLHILGLSEKGDNFVCVKVKQGTKKKGAVRPQHIPERSTLKFILTWCLEIRAVPKKAFLRALVECTSDAGEKRRLQELCSRQGASDYTHFIRDSNVCLLDLLHAFPSCKPSLSLLIEHLPKLQARSYSASSSDLYQPGRLCFVFNVVEFPVGPSRPVSRKGVCTGWLAELVAPLLHPSKNSQGTKGESSSIEKISIFPRPNNAFHLPADPSVPFIMVGPGTGIAPFIGFLQHRQKLREQHTDWEFGETWLFFGCRHQDRDYLFKDELQCFLKNGTLTHLKVCFSRDSSAAEVAPPKYVQDVLRLCAKEVARVLLKERGYFYICGDKKHMADDVSDAVVDILSMEMEADKLEAMKRLAMLREAKRYLQDVWS; via the exons TTTGGAATTAGTGGTTGATCCTTGGATTGATGGACTTTGGCTTGCTCTCAAGGAAGCATTACAAttgcagaaagagaaagaaggcaTGAACAATGCTGTCAATGCTGTTTCCAGCTCTCTCTCTACAGCTCCACATGCTGTGCATGAGCTAAAGTTAAGCTCTGAAGTACAGAACTTGAAGCTAGAAGATGAGGAAGCAAGGGGTTCTGATACTCTGTCACAGAAACTGGATGACATCAATCATGTGGCTCCAGCTGGAGATGCCGAACCTTCACTCGTTCATTCTGTCCCTCCTGTCTCTCAGTCTGCTCTTAATATTCCTGCCCTGCCACCAGAATATATAGAGGTGGAGTTTCAGGACACCCAGGGTGAG AATCCGCATCTGTCTTCACTTATCTCAGAGGGAAGAACCTTTGAAGTGCCAGTTACAAAAGCAGTTCAGCTCACTAGGGAAGATGCAGTAAAGACTGCATTGCTCTTAGAGCTTGATATTGCA GATACAGCTTTTGAGTACCAGCCTGGAGATGCCTTCTGTGTAATGTGTCCCAACAATGTCAGTGAAGTGGAAAAGCTTCTTCACATTTTGGGGCTTTCTGAAAAAGGAGACAACTTTGTTTGTGTAAAAGTTAAGCAGGGCACTAAAAAGAAAG GAGCAGTTCGTCCACAACACATCCCTGAAAGAAGTACTCTCAAATTCATTCTAACTTGGTGTCTGGAAATAAGAGCAGTTCCCAAAAAG GCATTTTTGCGAGCTCTTGTGGAATGTACCAGTGATGCGGGAGAAAAACGAAGGCTTCAAGAGCTTTGCAGCAGACAAGGAGCCTCTGATTATACTCACTTTATTAGAGATTCTAATGTTTGCCTCCTGGATTTACTTCATGCTTTTCCAAGCTGCAAGCCTTCACTTAGCCTGTTAATTG AACATCTTCCTAAATTACAAGCCAGATCCTACTCTGCCTCAAG TTCAGACTTATATCAGCCAGGAAGGCTGTGCTTTGTATTTAATGTTGTGGAGTTCCCTGTCGGTCCCTCTAGACCAGTCTCACGGAAAGGAGTTTGTACAGGGTGGCTTGCTGAGTTAGTTGCACCTCTACTGCACCCCAGTAAAAACTCTCAGGGTACAAAAGGAGAAAGCTCTTCAATTGAAAAG atCTCTATTTTTCCTCGTCCAAACAATGCATTCCACTTACCTGCAGACCCATCTGTGCCATTCATTATGGTTGGTCCAGGAACAGGAATTGCACCATTTATTGGTTTCCTACAACATAG gcaAAAGCTCAGAGAACAACATACAGACTGGGAATTTGGAGAAACGTGGCTGTTCTTTGGTTGTCGGCATCAGGATCGAGACTATTTGTTCAA AGATGAGCTCCagtgttttcttaaaaatgGAACCTTAACTCACCTTAAGGTTTGTTTCTCAAGAGACTCTTCAGCTGCAGAAGTGGCCCCACCTAAATATGTGCAAGATGTCCTTAGGCTTTGTGCTAAGGAAGTTGCCAGAGTTCTGCTGAAGGAGAGAGGTTACTTCTATATATGTGG agataAGAAGCACATGGCTGATGATGTAAGTGATGCTGTAGTAGACATTTTGAGCATGGAAATGGAAGCTGACAAATTGGAAGCAATGAAGAGGTTGGCCATGCTTCGAGAAGCAAAACGATATTTGCAGGATGTTTGGAGCTAA